The nucleotide sequence TGTTCCAAAAGCAGATCGCAGGTTGCGGGCATTATTCGCATGCCCCCAGAATAACTCCCGATTCTTACTGTTATCTTCCCAGGCACGAGCAATGACACCATAACTGGTTCGATGATAATCCACAGTGTAATAATGAGTTGTTGTACTGGAATTGGTTCCCGGTGAATCCGCAGGATCTGAAGGACAGACATAAATACTGAGACGCTGCCTTTTAAGCGCTGCCATATTCGAAGCGGCCGCAGTCGCACTCGGAGGTGTTACATCGGCATGCGCTGACAATCCCATCGGCTGAGAAAAATTCAACTGGTTATACAGGTTTGCCTGGTCAAGGTAAGGCAGAATCAGCAGGTGTGCGGTGATATTTTTGACATTGCCTGACATGGTATCCGGGCTCACCAGCAGGTTTCCATGCTGACACCCGGGATTGACTGTCGCTGGTGGGAAAATGGAATGCGTATCATGATAGTTATGCATCGCCAGACCAATCTGTTTCATACTGTTTTTGCAGGTACTGCGACGGGCTGCTTCCCGGGCCTGTTGCACAGCCGGCAGTAACAGGGCAATCAAAATCGCAATGATGGCAATCACCACA is from Gimesia maris and encodes:
- a CDS encoding DUF1559 domain-containing protein, which gives rise to MLIFHTKSERSRGFTLIELLVVIAIIAILIALLLPAVQQAREAARRSTCKNSMKQIGLAMHNYHDTHSIFPPATVNPGCQHGNLLVSPDTMSGNVKNITAHLLILPYLDQANLYNQLNFSQPMGLSAHADVTPPSATAAASNMAALKRQRLSIYVCPSDPADSPGTNSSTTTHYYTVDYHRTSYGVIARAWEDNSKNRELFWGHANNARNLRSAFGTNGSARMRDITDGTTNTIFMSETSMEKYSSNYGPYWGAWTNTFWLNMSYGINKPYNSTTSLPFAWTPGSKHEGGCHVLLADGGVRFVSENTNEPTLLNLVSIADGNVIGEW